A genomic window from Luteolibacter sp. LG18 includes:
- a CDS encoding DUF5069 domain-containing protein: protein MPKTPRSAFDLTGGLVYFARMCDKIRLHHAGKLPEDYHPFLGAGFDGRICGYLKVDYAAVRDKVLAGASDEETLEWCQENGRRLAEIDVIVWNGFARKRGWRDTDGGTEKLAEMKQAAGFGDRDDIVTFYDFYDFDEGRRA, encoded by the coding sequence ATGCCCAAGACCCCGCGCAGCGCCTTCGATTTGACCGGCGGACTCGTGTATTTCGCCCGGATGTGCGACAAGATCCGGCTCCACCACGCCGGGAAATTGCCCGAGGATTACCACCCGTTTCTCGGCGCGGGCTTCGATGGCCGGATTTGCGGCTATCTGAAGGTCGATTACGCCGCGGTCCGGGACAAGGTGCTCGCCGGGGCCAGCGACGAGGAAACGCTCGAATGGTGCCAGGAAAACGGCCGTCGCTTGGCCGAGATCGACGTGATTGTCTGGAACGGTTTCGCCCGCAAGCGCGGCTGGCGGGACACCGACGGCGGTACCGAGAAGCTGGCGGAAATGAAGCAGGCCGCCGGTTTCGGGGACCGGGACGACATCGTGACGTTCTACGATTTCTACGACTTCGACGAAGGTCGCCGGGCGTGA